In Natator depressus isolate rNatDep1 chromosome 9, rNatDep2.hap1, whole genome shotgun sequence, a single genomic region encodes these proteins:
- the MFN1 gene encoding mitofusin-1 isoform X4 produces the protein MDKDLEAGCLVHVFWPKAKCALLRDDLVLVDSPGTDVTTELDTWIDKFCLDADVFVLVANSESTLMNTEKHFFHKVNERLSKPNIFILNNRWDASASEPEYMEDVRRQHMERCLTFLVDELKVVDLSEAQNRIFFVSAKEVLSARKQKAQGMPESGGALAEGFQTRFQEFQNFEQIFEECISQSAVKTKFEQHTIRAKQIIDTVKNIMDAINVAAAEKRVHSMEEREDQKDRLEFVRNQLNILTEDIKRKIKQVTEEVENKVSSAMTDEICRLSVLVDEFYSDFHPSSQVLKLYKSELNKHIEDGLGRNLADRCSTEVNQSMHQSQQEMIENLTPLLPSGVQNQLQLLIPCRKFDLSYDLNCHSLCSDFQEDITFHFSLGWTTLVNRFLGPKNAHRVLLGLADPTSQMPRPLASTPSATCLPAVTPENVSQEELMVSLVTSLASLTSRTSMSIIIVGGVVWRTVGWKLICLSLSMYGLLYLYEKLTWTTKAKERAFKQQFVNYATEKLQMIVSFTSANCSHQVQQEMATTFARLCQQVDVTQKNLEEEIARLSKEIDQLEKIQSNSKHLRNKAIHLENELDVFTKHFLQQNK, from the exons ATGGATAAAGACCTGGAAGCTGGCTGTCTTGTCCATGTCTTTTGGCCCAAGGCAAAGTGTGCTCTCCTGAGAGATGACTTGGTTTTGGTGGACAG CCCTGGTACAGATGTCACTACAGAGCTAGACACCTGGATTGACAAATTTTGTTTAGATGCTGATGTCTTTGTCTTGGTTGCTAATTCAGAATCAACTCTCATGAATACG GAAAAGCACTTTTTTCACAAAGTAAATGAACGACTTTCCAAGCCAAACATCTTCATCCTGAATAATCGCTGGGATGCATCTGCATCAGAGCCTGAATATATGGAAGAT GTGCGCAGGCAGCACATGGAGCGCTGTCTGACCTTCCTAGTCGATGAGCTCAAAGTCGTTGATCTCTCAGAAGCACAGAACCGCATCTTTTTTGTTTCAGCCAAGGAAGTTCTTAGTGCTAGAAAGCAGAAGGCCCAAGGGATGCCAGAGAGTG GTGGTGCACTTGCTGAAGGATTTCAGACAAGATTTCAGGAATTCCAGAATTTTGAGCAAATATTTGAG GAGTGTATCTCGCAGTCAGCCGTGAAAACCAAGTTTGAACAGCACACTATCAGAGCTAAACAGATAATAGATACTGTGAAAAACATTATGGACGCCATAAATGTGGCAGCAGCAGAAAAAAG AGTTCATTCAATGGAAGAGCGAGAAGACCAGAAAGATAGGTTGGAATTTGTTCGAAACCAACTGAACATTTTAACAGAGGATATTAAGAGAAAAATCAAACAGGTTACTGAGGAAGTAGAGAACAAG gTTTCTTCTGCGATGACTGATGAGATTTGTCGACTCTCTGTTTTGGTTGATGAATTTTATTCTGATTTTCACCCTTCTTCACAAGTATTGAAGCTGTATAAAAGT GAGCTCAACAAGCACATAGAAGATGGTTTGGGAAGGAACCTGGCTGACcgttgctccactgaagtcaatcagtcAATGCATCAGTCACAGCAGGAAATGATTG AAAATCTGACACCATTATTACCTTCTGGTGTTCAGAATCAGCTCCAGTTGCTAATTCCATGCAGGAAGTTTGACCTCAGTTACGATTTGAACTGTCACAGTCTGTGTTCGGATTTTCAAGAGGATATCACGTTCCACTTTTCCCTGGGGTGGACCACCCTTGTAAACCGCTTCCTAGGCCCAAAGAATGCTCATAGAGTGCTACTCGGGCTGGCAGATCCAACCTCACAG ATGCCTCGTCCTTTAGCTTCCACCCCCTCTGCCACCTGTCTTCCTGCCGTAACTCCAGAGAACGTATCACAGGAGGAACTCATGGTTTCTTTGGTAACAAGTTTAGCTTCACTAACATCACGGACCTCTATGAGCATCATCATCGTTGGAGGAGTG GTGTGGAGAACTGTAGGCTGGAAACTCATATGTCTTTCCCTAAGTATGTATGGATTATTGTATCTCTATGAGAAACTAACCTGGACAACTAAAGCAAAAGAGAGAGCCTTTAAACAGCAGTTTGTAAACTATGCTACTGAAAAATTGCAGATGATTGTCAGTTTTACTAGTGCAAATTGCAGCCATCAAGTGCAACA agAAATGGCCACTACCTTTGCTCGACTGTGTCAGCAAGTCGACGTTACTCAGAAAAATCTGGAAGAAGAAATTGCAAGGCTGTCCAAAGAAATAGATCAGTTAGAGAAAATACAGAGTAACTCAAAGCACCTAAG AAACAAAGCCATTCATCTTGAAAATGAGCTGGATGTTTTTACAAAGCATTTTCTTCAGCAGAATAAATAG